From the Lolium rigidum isolate FL_2022 chromosome 2, APGP_CSIRO_Lrig_0.1, whole genome shotgun sequence genome, one window contains:
- the LOC124689218 gene encoding isoaspartyl peptidase/L-asparaginase-like, with the protein MTSVAIDSSGNLATATSTCGLVNKMAGRIDDTPIIGAGTYASPLCAVSATGKGESIIRHTVARDVAALMEHRGLPLKEAAARIVAGVPRGDVGLVAVSAAGKVSMVYNTSGMFRACATEDGYL; encoded by the coding sequence ATGAcgagcgtggccatcgactcctccGGCAACCTGGCGACGGCGACGTCCACTTGCGGTCTCGTGAACAAGATGGCTGGCAGGATCGACGACACCCCGATCATCGGCGCGGGCACCTACGCCAGCCCTCTCTGCGCGGTGTCCGCCACGGGCAAGGGCGAGTCCATCATCCGGCACACGGTAGCGCGCGATGTGGCGGCCCTGATGGAGCACCGGGGCCTGCCGCTGAAGGAGGCTGCCGCGCGCATCGTAGCAGGCGTGCCCAGAGGCGACGTCGGCCTGGTGGCCGTGTCGGCCGCCGGGAAGGTTAGCATGGTGTACAACACGTCAGGAATGTTTAGGGCGTGCGCCACGGAGGATGGCTACCTTTGA